A single region of the Nomia melanderi isolate GNS246 chromosome 12, iyNomMela1, whole genome shotgun sequence genome encodes:
- the Tmx3 gene encoding thioredoxin-related transmembrane protein 3 isoform X2: MVTLTKFVLIAIVYAFSGILTHITASRVLELSDRFLDIHKDGQWLVMMYAPWCAHCKRLEPIWAHVAQHLHATSIRVGRVDCTRFTSVAHAFKVKGFPTILFLKGEQEFVYHGDRTRDEIVKFALRVSGPPVQEIMKTQSFDTIKKERGLYFLYVGEKVGPLWEFYYKTADVFQPHAFFYQSHPNVVSKHAPVESVPALFVYKENLHYNFTGHTTSDIEKLNETLYKWINSERFPTFPKVTRGNINQLFLTNKNLVLAVVEENQLEKVPPHMTRFKDMVESIIKNKREKYHDHFQFGWIASPELVNSIAMMVLPLPSLIVINTTTNHHHIPEDETEKLTPHVIELFLEQIRNESAPRYGGNSWLIHIYRSWFELKTTLAAMWMGNPILTMVLFGLPAGFLSLICYGICCPDILDANDEEEEQSGTNHMKKD; this comes from the exons ATGGTAACATTAACGAAATTCGTGCTCATCGCAATTGTTTATG CTTTTTCAGGAATTCTCACACATATAACGGCATCACGTGTACTTGAATTAAGTGACAG GTTCTTGGATATTCATAAAGATGGACAATGGCTAGTAatg ATGTATGCACCATGGTGTGCACACTGTAAAAGGTTAGAACCAATTTGGGCCCATGTAGCTCAACATCTACATGCAACATCGATACGAGTAGGGCGTGTTGATTGCACTCGATTTACAAGTGTGGCACACGCTTTTAAGGTCAAAGGATTTCCAACTATTCTATT TTTGAAAGGAGAACAAGAATTTGTGTATCATGGTGATAGGACAAGAGATGAGATAGTAAAGTTTGCTTTAAGAGTGAGTGGTCCACCAGttcaagaaataatgaaaactcaAAGTTTTGacacaattaaaaaagaacgtggtttatactttttatatgtTGGAGAGAAAGTCGGACCATTATGG GAATTTTACTACAAGACTGCAGATGTGTTCCAACCGCATGCATTTTTTTATCAGTCTCATCCAAATGTTGTTAGTAAACATGCTCCAGTGGAAAGTGTTCCagcattatttgtttataaagaaaatttacattacaattttaCTG GTCATACTACAAgtgatatagaaaaattaaatgagaCATTGTATAAATGGATAAACTCGGAACGTTTTCCTACATTTCCGAAAGTAACAAGAGGAAATATAAATCAACtgtttttaacaaataaaaatttggttCTAGCAGTAGTAGAAGAGAATCAGTTAGAGAAAGTACCACCACATATGACGCGCTTCAAAGATATGGTGGAATccataattaaaaacaaacgaGAAAAATATCACGA CCATTTTCAATTTGGTTGGATAGCAAGTCCTGAACTAGTCAATAGTATAGCTATGATGGTTCTACCTTTACCAAgtttaattgttattaacactacAACAAATCATCATCACATTCCTGAGGATGAAACGGAAAAATTAACGCCTCATGTGATAGAGTTGTTCCTAGAGCAAATTCGTAATGAAAGCGCTCcg CGATATGGTGGAAACAGTTGgctaatacatatatatagatcATGGTTTGAATTAAAAACAACTCTTGCTGCAATGTGGATGGGTAATCCTATATTGACAATGGTTTTATTTGGCTTACCAGCTGgctttttatcattaatatgtTACGGAATTTGTTGCCCAGATATTTTAGATGCaaatgatgaagaagaag AACAATCAGGGACGAATCATATGAAGAAAGACTAA
- the Tmx3 gene encoding thioredoxin-related transmembrane protein 3 isoform X1 — translation MRGNLTTKSVNRCNYVERKYVRYCRLKRLKASPYQQSFCCNGNINEIRAHRNCLWFLDIHKDGQWLVMMYAPWCAHCKRLEPIWAHVAQHLHATSIRVGRVDCTRFTSVAHAFKVKGFPTILFLKGEQEFVYHGDRTRDEIVKFALRVSGPPVQEIMKTQSFDTIKKERGLYFLYVGEKVGPLWEFYYKTADVFQPHAFFYQSHPNVVSKHAPVESVPALFVYKENLHYNFTGHTTSDIEKLNETLYKWINSERFPTFPKVTRGNINQLFLTNKNLVLAVVEENQLEKVPPHMTRFKDMVESIIKNKREKYHDHFQFGWIASPELVNSIAMMVLPLPSLIVINTTTNHHHIPEDETEKLTPHVIELFLEQIRNESAPRYGGNSWLIHIYRSWFELKTTLAAMWMGNPILTMVLFGLPAGFLSLICYGICCPDILDANDEEEEQSGTNHMKKD, via the exons ATGCGTGGAAATTTAACAACCAAAAGTGTTAACCGTTGTAATTATGTGGAAAGAAAGTATGTGCGATATTGTAGATTAAAAAGGCTAAAGGCTTCGCCCTACCAACAATCTTTTTGCTGCAATGGTAACATTAACGAAATTCGTGCTCATCGCAATTGTTTATG GTTCTTGGATATTCATAAAGATGGACAATGGCTAGTAatg ATGTATGCACCATGGTGTGCACACTGTAAAAGGTTAGAACCAATTTGGGCCCATGTAGCTCAACATCTACATGCAACATCGATACGAGTAGGGCGTGTTGATTGCACTCGATTTACAAGTGTGGCACACGCTTTTAAGGTCAAAGGATTTCCAACTATTCTATT TTTGAAAGGAGAACAAGAATTTGTGTATCATGGTGATAGGACAAGAGATGAGATAGTAAAGTTTGCTTTAAGAGTGAGTGGTCCACCAGttcaagaaataatgaaaactcaAAGTTTTGacacaattaaaaaagaacgtggtttatactttttatatgtTGGAGAGAAAGTCGGACCATTATGG GAATTTTACTACAAGACTGCAGATGTGTTCCAACCGCATGCATTTTTTTATCAGTCTCATCCAAATGTTGTTAGTAAACATGCTCCAGTGGAAAGTGTTCCagcattatttgtttataaagaaaatttacattacaattttaCTG GTCATACTACAAgtgatatagaaaaattaaatgagaCATTGTATAAATGGATAAACTCGGAACGTTTTCCTACATTTCCGAAAGTAACAAGAGGAAATATAAATCAACtgtttttaacaaataaaaatttggttCTAGCAGTAGTAGAAGAGAATCAGTTAGAGAAAGTACCACCACATATGACGCGCTTCAAAGATATGGTGGAATccataattaaaaacaaacgaGAAAAATATCACGA CCATTTTCAATTTGGTTGGATAGCAAGTCCTGAACTAGTCAATAGTATAGCTATGATGGTTCTACCTTTACCAAgtttaattgttattaacactacAACAAATCATCATCACATTCCTGAGGATGAAACGGAAAAATTAACGCCTCATGTGATAGAGTTGTTCCTAGAGCAAATTCGTAATGAAAGCGCTCcg CGATATGGTGGAAACAGTTGgctaatacatatatatagatcATGGTTTGAATTAAAAACAACTCTTGCTGCAATGTGGATGGGTAATCCTATATTGACAATGGTTTTATTTGGCTTACCAGCTGgctttttatcattaatatgtTACGGAATTTGTTGCCCAGATATTTTAGATGCaaatgatgaagaagaag AACAATCAGGGACGAATCATATGAAGAAAGACTAA
- the PDCD-5 gene encoding programmed cell death 5 — translation MADPELEAIRQQRLSQLQAQYKPGNVGNDNKEAMEEKRQEIEDMRNSILIQVLDQSARARLNTLCLGKPEKGKMVENMILSMAQRGQLPGKLGEQQLISLLESVNQQTRRQTVVKFDRRRAALDSDDDDL, via the exons ATGGCTGATCCAGAACTCGAAGCAATAAGGCAGCAACGATTATCTCAATTGCAGGCACAATATAAG CCTGGAAATGTTGGAAATGACAACAAAGAAGCAATGGAAGAAAAACGACAAGAAATAGAAGATATGAGGAATTCAATTCTTATTCAAGTATTAGATCAATCAGCCAGAGCAAGAC TTAATACATTATGTCTTGGAAAACCTGAGAAAGGAAAAATGGTAGAAAATATGATACTGAGTATGGCTCAACGAGGTCAATTACCTGGTAAATTAGGAGAACAACAACTTATTAGCTTACTTGAAAGTGTAAATCAACAAACACGACGGCAAACTGTTGTTAAG tttGACAGGCGAAGAGCAGCATTGGATTCTGACGATGATGATTTATag
- the Tmx3 gene encoding thioredoxin-related transmembrane protein 3 isoform X3, translating to MVTLTKFVLIAIVYGILTHITASRVLELSDRFLDIHKDGQWLVMMYAPWCAHCKRLEPIWAHVAQHLHATSIRVGRVDCTRFTSVAHAFKVKGFPTILFLKGEQEFVYHGDRTRDEIVKFALRVSGPPVQEIMKTQSFDTIKKERGLYFLYVGEKVGPLWEFYYKTADVFQPHAFFYQSHPNVVSKHAPVESVPALFVYKENLHYNFTGHTTSDIEKLNETLYKWINSERFPTFPKVTRGNINQLFLTNKNLVLAVVEENQLEKVPPHMTRFKDMVESIIKNKREKYHDHFQFGWIASPELVNSIAMMVLPLPSLIVINTTTNHHHIPEDETEKLTPHVIELFLEQIRNESAPRYGGNSWLIHIYRSWFELKTTLAAMWMGNPILTMVLFGLPAGFLSLICYGICCPDILDANDEEEEQSGTNHMKKD from the exons ATGGTAACATTAACGAAATTCGTGCTCATCGCAATTGTTTATG GAATTCTCACACATATAACGGCATCACGTGTACTTGAATTAAGTGACAG GTTCTTGGATATTCATAAAGATGGACAATGGCTAGTAatg ATGTATGCACCATGGTGTGCACACTGTAAAAGGTTAGAACCAATTTGGGCCCATGTAGCTCAACATCTACATGCAACATCGATACGAGTAGGGCGTGTTGATTGCACTCGATTTACAAGTGTGGCACACGCTTTTAAGGTCAAAGGATTTCCAACTATTCTATT TTTGAAAGGAGAACAAGAATTTGTGTATCATGGTGATAGGACAAGAGATGAGATAGTAAAGTTTGCTTTAAGAGTGAGTGGTCCACCAGttcaagaaataatgaaaactcaAAGTTTTGacacaattaaaaaagaacgtggtttatactttttatatgtTGGAGAGAAAGTCGGACCATTATGG GAATTTTACTACAAGACTGCAGATGTGTTCCAACCGCATGCATTTTTTTATCAGTCTCATCCAAATGTTGTTAGTAAACATGCTCCAGTGGAAAGTGTTCCagcattatttgtttataaagaaaatttacattacaattttaCTG GTCATACTACAAgtgatatagaaaaattaaatgagaCATTGTATAAATGGATAAACTCGGAACGTTTTCCTACATTTCCGAAAGTAACAAGAGGAAATATAAATCAACtgtttttaacaaataaaaatttggttCTAGCAGTAGTAGAAGAGAATCAGTTAGAGAAAGTACCACCACATATGACGCGCTTCAAAGATATGGTGGAATccataattaaaaacaaacgaGAAAAATATCACGA CCATTTTCAATTTGGTTGGATAGCAAGTCCTGAACTAGTCAATAGTATAGCTATGATGGTTCTACCTTTACCAAgtttaattgttattaacactacAACAAATCATCATCACATTCCTGAGGATGAAACGGAAAAATTAACGCCTCATGTGATAGAGTTGTTCCTAGAGCAAATTCGTAATGAAAGCGCTCcg CGATATGGTGGAAACAGTTGgctaatacatatatatagatcATGGTTTGAATTAAAAACAACTCTTGCTGCAATGTGGATGGGTAATCCTATATTGACAATGGTTTTATTTGGCTTACCAGCTGgctttttatcattaatatgtTACGGAATTTGTTGCCCAGATATTTTAGATGCaaatgatgaagaagaag AACAATCAGGGACGAATCATATGAAGAAAGACTAA